A genome region from Vidua chalybeata isolate OUT-0048 chromosome W, bVidCha1 merged haplotype, whole genome shotgun sequence includes the following:
- the LOC128802380 gene encoding 60S ribosomal protein L17-like isoform X2, with protein sequence MVHYSLDPDNPTKSCKSRGSNLRVHFKNTRETAQAIKGMHIRKATKYLKDVTLKKQCVPFRRYNGGVGRCAQAKQWGWMQGRWPKKSAEFLLHMLKNAESNAELKGLDVDSLVIEHIQVNKAPKMRRRTYRAHGRINPYMSSPCHIEMILTEKEQIVPKPEEEVVQKKKISQKKLKKQKLMARD encoded by the exons ATGGTGCACTACTCTCTGGATCCAGACAATCCCACAAAAT catGCAAATCACGGGGATCCAACCTGCGAGTGCATTTCAAG AACACCCGAGAGACGGCGCAGGCCATCAAGGGCATGCACATCCGCAAGGCCACCAAGTACCTGAAGGATGTCACCCTGAAGAAGCAGTGCGTCCCCTTCCGGCGCTACAACGGCGGCGTGGGGAGGTGCGCCCAG GCCAAGCAGTGGGGCTGGATGCAGGGACGCTGGCCCAAGAAGAGTGCGGAGTTCTTGCTGCACATGCTCAAAAATGCAGAGAGCAATGCTGAGCTCAAG GGTCTCGATGTGGACTCCCTGGTGATCGAGCACATCCAGGTGAACAAGGCTCCCAAGATGCGCCGGCGCACGTACCGGGCACACGGCAGGATCAACCCCTACATGAGCTCCCCGTGCCACATCGAGATGATCCTCACGGAGAAGGAGCAGATCGTTCCCAAGCCAGAGGAGGAAGTTGTCCAGAAGAAAAAG atatcccagaagaagctgaaaaaacaaaagctaATGGCTCGGGATTAA
- the LOC128802380 gene encoding 60S ribosomal protein L17-like isoform X1: MVHYSLDPDNPTKSCKSRGSNLRVHFKNTRETAQAIKGMHIRKATKYLKDVTLKKQCVPFRRYNGGVGRCAQVRFKMKMWEGCCVWSRGKDDFEMAKQWGWMQGRWPKKSAEFLLHMLKNAESNAELKGLDVDSLVIEHIQVNKAPKMRRRTYRAHGRINPYMSSPCHIEMILTEKEQIVPKPEEEVVQKKKISQKKLKKQKLMARD, encoded by the exons ATGGTGCACTACTCTCTGGATCCAGACAATCCCACAAAAT catGCAAATCACGGGGATCCAACCTGCGAGTGCATTTCAAG AACACCCGAGAGACGGCGCAGGCCATCAAGGGCATGCACATCCGCAAGGCCACCAAGTACCTGAAGGATGTCACCCTGAAGAAGCAGTGCGTCCCCTTCCGGCGCTACAACGGCGGCGTGGGGAGGTGCGCCCAGGTGAGGTTCAAGATGAAAATGTGGGAAGGATGCTGTGTCTGGTCAAGAGGAAAAGATGATTTTGAGATG GCCAAGCAGTGGGGCTGGATGCAGGGACGCTGGCCCAAGAAGAGTGCGGAGTTCTTGCTGCACATGCTCAAAAATGCAGAGAGCAATGCTGAGCTCAAG GGTCTCGATGTGGACTCCCTGGTGATCGAGCACATCCAGGTGAACAAGGCTCCCAAGATGCGCCGGCGCACGTACCGGGCACACGGCAGGATCAACCCCTACATGAGCTCCCCGTGCCACATCGAGATGATCCTCACGGAGAAGGAGCAGATCGTTCCCAAGCCAGAGGAGGAAGTTGTCCAGAAGAAAAAG atatcccagaagaagctgaaaaaacaaaagctaATGGCTCGGGATTAA